The following proteins are encoded in a genomic region of Vanessa tameamea isolate UH-Manoa-2023 chromosome 4, ilVanTame1 primary haplotype, whole genome shotgun sequence:
- the LOC113396671 gene encoding uncharacterized protein LOC113396671, which produces MYYTIIIITSFFIKVFAIRECSKESSAAVPKYHLIEKCHRSKLGIAAKANFTSLTSCKRLGIEKRALAINFSPQDYFESGELLEYSCEVLKCAEAAGGLSLSNDTRYDYYSIYAKPLPNAMSTCVPATGMFQLLPKKLNYTQAQAQCQNISAVLADVTSEQRTEVLAQVLATASVDSAYVGMERDTDGIFYKINGDALECITYRAWAPGHPKRKSNMTCVLLTRNRMWKTTACQAKHSALCELIPDGPYKRGSIFASRIQNSMSQIFYIKTTGFVYKYRCL; this is translated from the exons ATGTACTATACCATCATAATCATTACATCCTTTTTTATCAAAGTATTTGCAATCAGGGAATGTTCCAAGGAATCATCGGCTGCTGTCCCAAAATATCATTTGATCGAGAAATGTCATCGGTCCAAGCTTGGTATTGCGGCCAAGGCAAACTTCACTTCACTCACAAGTTGTAAACGACTTGGCATTGAGAAGAGAGCCCTAGCTATTAACTTTAGCCCTCAAGATTACTTTGAAAGTGGTGAACTTTTGGAATATTCCTGTGAAGTACTGAAATGTGCTGAGGCGGCTGGCGGATTATCATTGAGCAATGACACAAGATATGACTATTATAGCATTTATGCGAAACCATTAC CCAATGCGATGTCAACCTGTGTGCCAGCAACAGGAATGTTCCAGCTTTTGCCAAAAAAGTTAAACTACACCCAAGCGCAGGCGCAGTGTCAGAATATAAGTGCGGTGCTCGCTGACGTGACCAGCGAACAGAGAACAGAGGTGCTTGCACAAGTGCTTGCTACTGCAAGTGTCGATTCTGCTTATGTTGGAATGGAAAGGGACACCGAtggtatattttacaaaattaatg GTGATGCTCTAGAGTGTATTACATATCGCGCCTGGGCCCCAGGTCATCCTAAGAGAAAATCAAACATGACATGTGTTCTGCTGACGCGGAATCGAATGTGGAAAACTACAGCTTGCCAAGCCAAACATTCGGCTCTTTGTGAATTAATACCCGATGGACCGTACAAAAGAGGATCAATATTTGCTTCAAGAATACAAAATAGTATGTcacaaatattctatataaaaacgACAGGCTTTGTATACAAATATCGATGtttataa
- the LOC113396681 gene encoding oligosaccharyltransferase complex subunit ostc-A: MEALYAIPFTVLEIPNIKIKKPSWLQPPSAMTTFSLVLFSYFLVTGGIIYDVIVEPPSVGSTTDEHGHSRPVAFMPNRVNGQYIMEGLASSFLFSLGGLGFIILDRTHNPTTPKLNRILLISVAFLCILVSFFTTWIFMRMKLPGYLQN; the protein is encoded by the exons atggaGGCACTATATGCAATTCCTTTCACTGTTCTTGAAATACcaaacatcaaaatcaaaaaaccATCATGGTTGCAGCCTCCTTCAGCAATGACAACGTTTTCTTTAGTGTTATTCTCATATTTCTTAGTGACTGGAG gTATCATATATGATGTTATTGTTGAGCCACCGAGTGTTGGGTCTACAACCGATGAACATGGTCACAGTAGGCCAGTCGCCTTTATGCCGAATAGAGTAAACGGCCAATACATCATGGAAGGACTGGCTTCTAGCTTCTTATTTTCATTGGGAGGACTTGGTTTCATCATACTCGATCGTACGCACAATCCTACCACacctaaattaaatagaatCTTGTTAATATCTGTAGCATTTTTGTGCATACTAGTATCATTCTTTACGACCTGGATATTCATGAGAATGAAGCTACCAGGCTACTTGCAAAACTaa
- the LOC113396687 gene encoding calcium and integrin-binding protein 1-like, with product MGQGKSQFTEEELQDYEDLTYFTKKEVLYAHQKFKALAPEKVGHNKNAKLPMAKILQYPELRVNPFRDRICKVFSSSNDGDCTFEDFLDMMSVFSDNAPKAVKAEHAFRIFDFDGDDMIGVSDLREVIERLCGPELKLSDSEIQQLVQNVLEEADLDDDGALSFAEFEHIIDKSSDFCHSFRIRL from the exons ATGGGTCAAGGCAAAAGTCAATTCACTGAAGAAGAACTACAGGATTATGAA GACCTGACATATTTCACCAAGAAAGAAGTGCTTTA cgcCCATCAAAAGTTCAAAGCCTTGGCCCCAGAAAAAGTAGGGCACAACAAAAATGCTAAGCTGCCAATGGCAAAAATCTTACAATACCCAGAGTTAAGAGTGAATCCATTTAGAGACAGGATCTGCAAGGTCTTTAGCTCCAGCAATGATGGAGACTGTACATTTGAGGATTTTCTCGACATGATGTCTGTTTTCAGTGACAATGCACCAAAGGCTGTCAAAGCTGAACATGCCTTTAGAATATTTG aTTTTGATGGTGATGATATGATAGGGGTCTCAGACCTTAGGGAAGTGATAGAACGCTTGTGTGGACCCGAACTGAAACTCAGTGATTCTGAGATACAACAGTTAGTACAAAATGTTCTAGAAGAAGCGGATCTTGATGATGATGGTGCATTGTCATTTGCAGAGTTTGAACATATCATTGATAAAAGCTCAGATTTTTGCCA cTCTTTCAGGATAAGACTGTGA
- the LOC113396672 gene encoding adenylate kinase isoenzyme 1-like, translating into MGCFYSRRIDEEDVIYDMTPIRHLPVIFVNGVPGAGNQTVAQTISNITGYTMIRPGELVRMEAEKDTARGRLIADKLQAQEDIPEQVTVDIIKETMLMNQDAKGFILVGFPKNHRMSNIFNRQVKWPEKVVALEVDNEVAATRLQNKLSELGRPEAEINSARQIVKEAAHKVKNVHKRFGGHVVTLDSSGNPKILASTLKEILSDTIEKCRKRESQLPSAASAPTVAPKSPTPKAPIVTSPIENTPILQTEITDEAT; encoded by the exons atgggaTGTTTTTACTCCAGACGCATAGACGAG GAAGATGTCATATACGATATGACACCGATACGGCATTTACCAGTGATCTTCGTAAATGGGGTGCCCGGTGCCGGTAATCAGACTGTCGCACAAACTATTTCTAACATAACTGGTTATACGATGATAAGGCCAGGGGAATTAGTGAGAATGGAAGCAGAGAAGGATACTGCCAGGGGACGCTTAATCGCGGACAAGTTACAGGCTCAAGAAGATATTCCTGAG cAAGTAACCGTTGACATAATCAAAGAAACGATGCTAATGAACCAAGATGCGAAAGGTTTCATATTGGTTGGTTTCCCGAAGAACCACAGGATGTCGAACATATTCAATCGGCAAGTAAAGTGGCCTGAGAAGGTCGTTGCTCTGGAGGTCGACAATGAG GTGGCAGCAACGAGGTTACAAAACAAACTATCAGAGCTCGGCCGGCCCGAGGCTGAGATCAACTCAGCGAGACAGATCGTAAAGGAGGCTGCgcataaagtaaaaaatgtcCATAAGCGATTTGGTGGGCACGTTGTTAcg TTGGATAGCAGCGGAAACCCCAAAATCCTGGCTTCCACCTTAAAGGAGATATTATCGGACACAATTGAAAAGTGTAGAAAACGAGAATCACAACTACCGAGTGCTGCGTCAGCTCCTACAGTTGCCCCGAAGTCCCCAACACCCAAGGCGCCAATAGTCACTTCACCAATAGAGAATACACCAATTCTTCAAACTGAAATCACAGATGAAGCaacatga